The DNA window TACTGGTCGTAGATCGGCTTCCCGGCCTTCCTCGACTCCTCGTACATCCGCTTCACGAAATCCGCCGTCAGAATCAGGTTGGCCAGGACGCCCTCGACATTGCAGCCATGAGAGAACGTCAGCCCGAAGTGGGCATACACGTCCTTCATATCGTCCTCGTCCCCCATGAGCCACCAAAAGACACGCCACAGCCAGCGCATTGTCTGATCCCGGAAAGCGTGAAAGCCACGGAACCCTACACCAGAACGCGAGAGACTAAAATGTCCCATCCTCGACGCGTTTCATGGCCGGACGATTGGGGTTTTTGACTTTATCCAACGCCTCGATCGGCCGCTCTCGTATGGCAGGGCGCGCCGCTTGGCGACGATGACTTTGTGACCGAGCTTGCACACGTGATCGAAAATGGTCGGCCACGAGCCCTCGATGTGCTCGTTATACTCGATGCCGTCCTTCACCTTCTTGAACAGATCAGCGAGCAGCGAATTTGCGCTCTTCGAGGGGCTGCGGACTTCGATCCCTCCAATTCCAGCAGGTCGAACCCGCAGAGTGACGCCTCGCGGACATATTCATGGGAGTGAAGGAGTGCGAAGCTCGGCATGCCCTTGTCGTTGTAGACGATACCCTCGCAGGCACGACGCGGCGTTGATCATGCGCGCCGCCTGGACGATGCGCGGGAAGCGACCGGTCGAGTCAGCGCCGCGGCGGGCGAACACGCGTATCCCTTCGACAGGTCTTTAGTCTACGGCTTTCGCGACACTTGCGAAGGCTTACTTTATATTCCTATTCCGCAGCTGCAGCGGGAATGAGCGCGCTTCGCAGGCTTGAAATGATCTCAAAGGCTAGTTCGCGAGCCATGACAGGTGGGACAGCATTTCCAATCTGCCGAAATGCGGGATTCATCGTTCCGGCAAAGACAAAACCGTCCGGAAACGATTGAAGTCTCGCGGCCTCGCGAACCGTCATTACCCGCGCTTGGTCGCTATCGTAGTGAATGTGCGTATAGGTATCCTTGCCGATGTGCGCCGTAAGCGTCCGAACGGGACCGTTCGCCCGCAATTTCCACCACCGGTTCGGAAATTTGCTCGGGTCATACGGCGGCACCATCGAATCGCGAAGGGACCGCCATTCCGCGCTCTTGGGTGAAAGTTTACGACGGCTCGCGGCGGCCTTGAACAGCTTCATTGCCACGCGGTGGGCCTGCGGATATTCATCACCGGGCGCCATCGCCCTGAAGATCCTGGAGTCTCGAGGGAGATAGCGAAGCACATGGTCATAGACGGCGTCGCCGGCCTTGAAGCCGGGCCACGATCGCATGAGCTGGGCATAGGAAGAGAGGTTCTCCCAGGCGGTTCTGCGATAATAAGCCGCCTCGGTAAAACGCCTCGCCCCACGCTTTAGCGTGCCTTCGAGGTGAGAAGTAACCGGCGGCAGGTCACCGATCGCTTCGAGGGCGGTCACCGCATGCGGAAGTCCTTTGTGGCCTGTATCCGGTTTGACGAAAGCGTACGCCTCCGACGAGTTGATCAGCTTCAAGGAAACAGCGCGGGTCCCCGCGTATCCTCGCGGAAGATCGCAGTGATGCGTCGCCCGAGGAAATCGAAGAACTGCTCCCAGCTCCTTGCGATACGCGATCATGTAGACGCGGTCTCGCATCTGCGGCACGCCGTGATGCGCAGCGTTGATCAGGGAATACGCAGCGTCATATCCCATATCATCGAGCGCCTCCACGATCTCCTCAACGACGTTGTGACCGCCATAGTTGAGAACATCAGGCACGTTCTCGAAGAGGATCGCGAGCGGTTTCAGGCGCTCGACAAAATGAAGGTACCGCAGATACAGATTACCCCTCGGATCAACTTTAAACGCGCGAGGATGATCAGCTATCTCCCTTAGCTTCGCTCGGCCGACACGGGCATACGCCTGGCAGGGCGGCCCTCCTATGATGATATCGATCGCTTGGGAGGTAGGACCCAGCCTGAATTCTTCGACGAGTTGTTCGGGTTCAAGCGACGCGACGTCGCGGGGCATCGCATGCAGATCAAGGACTTCCTTGGGCGCGTCCTTGAAGAAATTGATCGCGTGCGAGCGGGCAGCCAACTTGTCGATTTCGAGCGACACGGCAATGTCGCAACCGGCAGCATGGAAGCCAAGACTCAGACCACCGCAACCAGCAAATAGATCGAGGACTCGCGGACGCGCCTGTGGATTGCTAAGACGGGCCAATTTGGCGGCGACGCCGTCGAGTGATTTCATCAACGAAAAAGTCCATGGTAGGGGTGATGCGCCGCCGCAACTTACCAGGTTCGACGGACATTGCCAGGCTGCTTAGCCAGAAATTACCGGGGAAAGTGCAGTGGGGGACGCAGGAAGGTCGATCTCGTTCGACGCGCTTGGAGTGGCCGACCTGCACGTCGACGCAGTATACGAGGGCGGTCGCTCCGGCAACGCGGGCGATGACCCGTTCCCTCGTCTTCTTCGGGTTTCCAACCAGGGCGGATTCCGATACCGCGGCTCTCTTGCCGCCCTTGAAATGGTAGTGCTGACATCCTCGATGAGCGACGCCAACTGGCCCGATGAGCTTGATCGGGAAACCGGCGCGTTCACGTATTACGGGGACAACAAGCAGCCGGGCCGCGCGCTCCATGCGACGCCCCGGAACGGCAACGAACTCCTTCGCCGCATTTTTGCCGCCGCGCACGAGGGCGAGACCGGCAGGCGCACCGTTCCGCCGATCTTCGTATTCGGCAACACTGGCGATTGGCGCGACGTAATGTTCCTCGGGCTCGCGGTACCGGGCACTTCGGAGCAACAGGTCGCGGAGGACCTAGTGGCGATCTGGCGGACTGCGAACGGCATGCGCTTTCAGAATTATCGCGCACGCTTCACCATCCTGAATGCGCCCCTTATTGAACGGACCTGGATCGAAGAAGTAATTGCAGGGACGCCCCACACGCATCGCGCACCGCAGGCGTGGACCGACTGGATGGAGAGGGGCCGGTATCAACCGCTCAAATCCACCCGCGCCATCGAGTACAGGACCAAGATCGAACAACTCCCCTCGGGCGCAGAAGACCTTGCCATCATTCGCGAGGTCCACCAGTTCTTTGGAGAGCGTCCGCACGATTTTGAGAAGTGCGCTGCTGCGCTTGCCAGACTGATGCTACCTGACATCGCAGAACTCGACCTGACGCGTCCGTCACGAGATGGCGGTCGAGACGCGATCGGCAAGCTGCGCCTTGGTCACGGGATCGCATCCATCCTTGTCGACTTTGCCCTGGAGGCAAAGTGCTACGCGCTCGACAACAGCGTTGGTGTGCGGGAAATGTCGCGCCTCATCTCGCGGCTGCGCCACCGGCAGTTCGGAATACTCGTCACGACGAGTTACGTCGATCTGCAGGCCTATCGCGAGATCAAGGAGGATCAGCATCCGATCATCGTGATCTCGGCGCGCGACATTGCCGGCCTCCTCAGGCGACACGGGCACGCGGACGCTACCGCCGTGAGGGCTTGGCTTGATCGCGAGTTTTCTGCCCCGACCGTCGCACCTTAGATATCGGACCAGCGCGGCGACCTTGCTTTCCTGGCGGTCCAAGCTCCTTCGCGAGCCGTCCCGCCAGGAAAGCAAGATCGCCCAGCTGGCACTCCCAGACGGTGACCACTCGCCAACCCGCAACTTCTAATTCACGTTTCGTTCTTCGGTCGCGCGCAACGTTGCCATCGAACTTGCGCTGCCAGAACTCCGCACGGGTCTTTGGGACGTACGCCAACCCGCAATCGTGCCGGTGCCAGAAACAGCCGTGCACGAAGAGGGCAACACGCCTGCTCCGAAAGACGATATCCGGCTTTCCCGGAAGGTCCCGGACATGGAGCCGAAATCGGTACCCCATAGCGTGCAGGAGCCTGCGAACGGTCATTTCCGGTCCCGTGTCGCGGCCTCGGATGCGGCCCATGAGGGCGCTGCGTCTCTCGCGGCTCATGATGTCGAACCGCACGCTCGGCTCGCCAGCGCCCGCAACCGCTGGTAAGTTGCCGTCTTTCCGTTCCCGTGGGGCTCTCATTGCCTTTGCCCGTGCCAACGCGTGCAGTACCGCCATCCGCTGCCGCCCTTGTTGGCTCCCTTCGGGGGGTCGGCTATTCGCTCGAAACGGCGATCGCCGACATTCTCGACAACAGCATAGCCGCCGGCGCCAAGAGTATCGATATCCAATGGGAATGGAACGATGGAGAGCCGGTCGGATGGATCCTCGACGACGGGCACGGTATGCATACCGACCGCCTGGTCGAAGCCATGCGCTTCGGCGGCATCGGCCCCGAGGCCAAGCGGACGGCTGAGGACCTCGGCAGGTTCGGACTCGGCCTCAAGACCGCATCGCTCTCGCAGTGTCGACAGCTGACCGTGGTCTCAAAAGCCTCTTCCGGCCTCGCGTCGTTCACGTGGGACCTGGACCAGCTCCGCAAGAGCGGCGGCGGGTGGGATTTGATCGAAGGCGATGCAGGCCTCT is part of the Bradyrhizobium canariense genome and encodes:
- a CDS encoding DNA cytosine methyltransferase; the protein is MKSLDGVAAKLARLSNPQARPRVLDLFAGCGGLSLGFHAAGCDIAVSLEIDKLAARSHAINFFKDAPKEVLDLHAMPRDVASLEPEQLVEEFRLGPTSQAIDIIIGGPPCQAYARVGRAKLREIADHPRAFKVDPRGNLYLRYLHFVERLKPLAILFENVPDVLNYGGHNVVEEIVEALDDMGYDAAYSLINAAHHGVPQMRDRVYMIAYRKELGAVLRFPRATHHCDLPRGYAGTRAVSLKLINSSEAYAFVKPDTGHKGLPHAVTALEAIGDLPPVTSHLEGTLKRGARRFTEAAYYRRTAWENLSSYAQLMRSWPGFKAGDAVYDHVLRYLPRDSRIFRAMAPGDEYPQAHRVAMKLFKAAASRRKLSPKSAEWRSLRDSMVPPYDPSKFPNRWWKLRANGPVRTLTAHIGKDTYTHIHYDSDQARVMTVREAARLQSFPDGFVFAGTMNPAFRQIGNAVPPVMARELAFEIISSLRSALIPAAAAE
- a CDS encoding restriction endonuclease; this encodes MADLHVDAVYEGGRSGNAGDDPFPRLLRVSNQGGFRYRGSLAALEMVVLTSSMSDANWPDELDRETGAFTYYGDNKQPGRALHATPRNGNELLRRIFAAAHEGETGRRTVPPIFVFGNTGDWRDVMFLGLAVPGTSEQQVAEDLVAIWRTANGMRFQNYRARFTILNAPLIERTWIEEVIAGTPHTHRAPQAWTDWMERGRYQPLKSTRAIEYRTKIEQLPSGAEDLAIIREVHQFFGERPHDFEKCAAALARLMLPDIAELDLTRPSRDGGRDAIGKLRLGHGIASILVDFALEAKCYALDNSVGVREMSRLISRLRHRQFGILVTTSYVDLQAYREIKEDQHPIIVISARDIAGLLRRHGHADATAVRAWLDREFSAPTVAP
- a CDS encoding very short patch repair endonuclease — its product is MAVLHALARAKAMRAPRERKDGNLPAVAGAGEPSVRFDIMSRERRSALMGRIRGRDTGPEMTVRRLLHAMGYRFRLHVRDLPGKPDIVFRSRRVALFVHGCFWHRHDCGLAYVPKTRAEFWQRKFDGNVARDRRTKRELEVAGWRVVTVWECQLGDLAFLAGRLAKELGPPGKQGRRAGPISKVRRSGQKTRDQAKPSRR